From Impatiens glandulifera chromosome 7, dImpGla2.1, whole genome shotgun sequence:
atccAATGAGTGAtgattaaatcatttttatgagTCAATTTTTGCTTAGATTATTGTTagttcttaataatatttattcactaaagtaattcaaataaagtaaaataatgttatattataaattaagaaagttataaattaaaagacaTAATAagctcaaatttaaaaaaataaaaataataatattgaaattttcaaacttaaggtaaataattttaaatttttgactTAAAAGGATAAGTCTTCGGAGTAGTAAAATGACAAAGTTTAGATGTTAACCCTTGAATTAAGGAAGCACATGGTGTTTGACTATTATGACATTCCGTAATTGCTTACGtcatttaatcaatttataatGTTGTTTTTTACTTCTTACACGTCATAACTATAATTTTAAGTTCACACTTGTCATTCAcacataaaaacaatataaatttgtaaataatataattgccATAAAATAGTCtatgtttataattttctttaaatcacACTATTATCATAAAATGAGCTTGTTTTAGGTtgagttatttggatttttttttaaatattaattgatgaaagagtaaattattttgatttttaattggtttatttattataatgtttatttttatttaatatataaattttataaaataaaatatgaattgattacttgagttattttataatttaaaaaaccaGGTATGATAAGATgacttttgataaaaaaaaaaaatacaacatgaAACCAGATctcataatttgatttatataatatcctcaaataaattataacatttcttttatgatattaaaataaaaagaccatGCAAATGATTAATTTGATTCTATAATGACctaaatcttgtttgatgtgagattatttaaaaaacaatgtattaagttaaataatttaatatttttatcaatgatttgaaaaaaaaactaaataacccacattattattttgaatcatggtcaaataaaacattatctattattcataatatttcatcattaaattCAAAGAATAATTTGACTAAGGGACTAAATTAacttagatttaaaaaaaaaaatatatatatatatataaagtccTTTGAAAAGTACATATCAAACCCGCTCTTAGAATTGTTCCGGTCAGATGAcctgatatttaatatttgattttttaaaacaaagtaTTGTTTGATAATTCAATTAACACTAAGTGTCCAATGTTTTAATCATAATTGAATAAAAGATATTATTGATCATAGAATATACCACAAGTGTCCaatgttttaaaatgattttagttagttaaatattttcCTTAAGAGAAAGTTGTACAAACATGTAGCTTCTAGGTAAGGAGGATTAATTCTTGACAATGACCATTAGAATGTTATATTTAGCCATGAGTGTTTACTGTTTAAGGgtaatttgttttgatattattattttaagaagtGTGTTTATTTGGACTAAGTTTCCAAATAAAACAATTCCTTTTAAAGTAATCAATGCCAAAGATGTCTATAATAGCATCCtcctaaataaatatatgagaaattAAACTAATCTTAGAAGTTTCTCAATGATGTCAGTTTTACTTTCtttcaaacatcaaacaaaatacaaaaataactGTTCTTtctataaaatctaaattttaaataaataaaaaaatattataataattcaaccaattaaaaactaaaaaaagactttgatttttaaaactaacatcaaacaagttctaaaGTCAACCttatcaatgaaaataatatctAGGGCTTGTTTGGACTAGGATTAATAACCACCCTACATTTTAAGAGGGGAAATCAAAACATAAAACTTTTggatatttttgtttcttttctaaatttaaCTGAAAACTTTGTCAAACAGTGAGACAGATATTCTTGAAAATTCTCTCATATTCACAGGGAAGCCAAAAACAAGAAAAAGGAACACTACCACAATCTTACGAATAAAGAACGAACGAAATGGCGAAATACATAAAGCAGATGCACTCTTTTTCTCACCTTCAATATTTAAACAATGCTCGTCAATTGGGCATTCGCATTTGCAGGAGTTCTGCGGGTGGTCTCAAAGTGCAAACCATCTCTTGTGTTTTGCCAAAATAAACCTAGAATTATCGGCAgttaaaacatgttatattTGCCATCGGGCACAAGTTGAAAAACTTTCAAAATTCACAATCTTGAATCAAATAAGTATTTACCTGATCTAATGAGTTACGCAGTTTGCTCTCCATTTCTTCTATCATTTTTCCCATGTTACATAAATGACCTTCTGAAACTGATAGATTCATGTTCATCTGTTGGAAATATGAAAGGAGGGACTTAAATAAATGATTAGCATTTAAACTATCTATAGAAATGTAAGGCAACAAATACGAGTAATAAAATTGACGCAAACATGGAAATATCATCAATGCAAATCAATAAGAAATTGGAGGAAATTAGAAGGCAACCAAGTGCATGACTAAATGTGGAACGCGCCTTTCCAGTAGTTTGGAATAACTGACAAAGGCAAACAAAATGATAGAAAGAGGCTCTCGGGAATATACTTCGTAAaaggaaatatttttaaacattttttttagtacATCGTTTAGAAACAGcatataaaaaagaatagaCAAGCAACCCATCCAGAGTAACTCAGTGGTAAGAATATGAGGCTGAGGTCTCATGTTTATTTTCCGCTATACCTTCTTCTTTCTTAACTCCCCAAGACAACTCAAGTAGAATGAGTCTCGCCTAAGAAACCAAATATCTCAGGTTCGATTCCTAATAAAAACTGTTTTTTGGAAGTCGGGGTAGTGCAAGCTTTATCCAAAAATTAAAccgaagttaaaaaaaatacaattccACCTAACCTCCTCCAaggaaaaatctaaaaaaagatattttgttGCTTCAAAAAGACAAGCATCTTGATATCACCTAAGAGCGTGGTAAAGATGATGACAACTGCATACATTTTTCTACCAATTACAGTTGAATAACAGTTTTGTCCAGTAAAATCAACTAAAGCagcatttttgatttattagaAAGATCAATATGCTCATGTTGGGTTAACAAGACATAATACATGATACTACTACAATCAGAAAATCAGTTCTTTTTTCCATCCTCCTGTTTTGCTTTCATGCAATACAGTTGCTGGATgcttgattataacacaaaatgtATGCTTCTTATCCTGAACACCAGAATAAGCATTCTTGACTGAAACAATCTAAGAATAATATCCATTTTCGTCCATTTCCAGACCTAAATAGACCATAGATACTTTTCATAAACACTGAAAAATACAGGTTCTAGTTTATCTTGACCAAAGAATTTGAACTTATTTTATTTCTGAGACCAGGGTTTTTTCCCTTCAATCACGATGCTTTCAGTGGGAATCAAACTTGAAAGAAAGTGAACATGAGGAAGTAAATTGGATTACCTGTCTTCGAATTGACCCAGACAGATTAAATGAGCCGGATGAATCATCCTTTGTAGTCATTGAAAGCATGACAGTGCTTGTTAAACAGTAGTGTGCCATTCCATCATCTTCTCCACTCACCTGTTAGTTGAAgaaatatatcatataaaagTTGGATTAGTGGTATGGATGGAGAATCAAACACAGTTGACATCTCTATTTGCTACTTATTCATCCCTTTTCATTTGATTAAAACCTTACCTCAATAACATGGATAGCCTCCCATGCTCCTTCCTTCATATTACCTCTTCTTGCCTGTCCCATTTTGGGGCCCTCTTCACAATTTAACACAGAGAAAGAGAcgtgtaaataaaaacatataactAACTTCATTTACAATCTTCAACAGAAATGCATACCTTTCTTTATCAAGAAGCATGCCACAAATCCATCCTTAGCATCGTCTTCCCACAAGTATACAGATGAAATGCCACCTTCATAATACCTACCCATTTGTTGGTTGAAAAAGTTGTATTAAACAAtcagaaataaaatattcaataaagAAAGACCTCATCCTGGCAATTCCATGGCAAGATGGGAAGAAGTCCAAGGCGGAGTAGAGACTACATTCTTTCAATCATTtatatgaagaaaataataaataaaacctgTAAGATGAGATAGGGAAAGGACCTAACTGGTCACAGTAAATAGCAAAGATGTCATTTGCTTCTATCTCAATTTGCCTCAACTCTGGAGATGGGTAGGGTGCATCTTCCAATGATGGATGATATTTATTTGACCAAGGTGATCTATGAAAAGCAGTGAAAAAGTAAAGATACTGTCATTAACACTTTAAAGAGAGAGTGAAGCAAATAAGATAGCTAGACAATTAAATGTGGAGAAAAAAATCCACAAACACTTGAAGAGATGACGATTTTGTGCTTTCATGATATGTGGTGGTGCAAAAAATATGACTATAGACTGAAAGTAAACAATCATCACGTGTCTATTATATTTATCCATATTATCATTTTGACCAACATACTTTTGGTAAGAAGCACTTCAAACGTTACCTATAGGAGTCTGCATCTCTGTTGTATTCACACAATATGAACTCTTTTCCGCTCTCCACATCACGTAAAATCTGCCATTGCAAACcccaaaatcataaaaaatccATACAAGGCATGTTAGCCGTAGGAAGTCAGCAATGTTATTGATAATACATACGAGAATTTGATTAGCACGTGTAAAAATGCTTCttaaggaaagaaaaataagaagaattaAATGACTGACAATATATGGAAATAATCGTTGGTTTTTACACTACCTCCAGAAAAATGAATTGAATTCAAAAGCTAAAAAGAAAAGTCCTCACAGTGTTTTAAACCTGATACAGGTCAGATAAAAATATCCAAATTCAAGAACTTATAATAAAACTACCATTTTCCAAAGCAATAACTAGTTCAATCAACTGATATATAACCAACCAAAAGTAATAGAGCGTTGAATACATTGCTCAATTCTCTTCTAACTTCAAAGTCTATAGAGCTTTAGTGCACATAACCTTGTAtctcataaaaataaaacaagattgCAAGAAAACAAGTAACCAATGATTCAATATGCTAGTTGGTCTTTGAAACCCTAATCTGAGTCTTAGGCTCTTAAGAAAAACTCTGTTTGTGATAAATTTGGCTGGTTCTATCAATAAATCATTTGATCTTTTCCCAATATGCTCTATCAACACTCAACAGCCATTGATATTGTATTTGTATGTTGTAACAGTCAGATACAACACCAGTAGAAACAGAATTTTGGATTGCTCATAGTCTATTGAGATGCATAACAAGTAGCTCATACTAATCTGTTGAGTTCTGATTCATATGCATCAATAATCTAGAAAATCCAGATATAGATAGCAGCGTAATGAGCTACCAAAACTAAACAGTTCTTATTAAAGGAGAAATGATAACAATTaacatttcaaacaaaattaacaaatcAAAGACTTAATTGACAAAACTCTTAGCAAGCAGTTGAgatctatctatatatctatctaaTCTAATTAAAGAGAAAGAAAGGATAAAAAAAAGGAGTTGTAtagaaaatgaatgaatgaatgaatgaaaacCTGAAGAGGCTGATCGACTTGAGAGAGTAGATCTGAAGAGTGGTCCGGCAAGAGGCTTAAGAGAGCAGAAAGCGCCGTCTCCGTATGCTTCGGAGGCATTCTTCTCATCAGTCCCATTGCCGCTTCCATTTCAAGTTCGAACCGGAGAAAGGTtttcagagagagagagagagagaaagtctTAAGGCGCCTTTTGTTTGATCCGATTTTCCCTCGCGGGAGATGAATCAGATTTTTCTTATTTCCTTCGCTTCTTCGTGGGGGACCATTGTCTTTCTTTCATTACTCTTCTTGCATGCGTTCATACAACAACCACTAATTATTACAACCGTTCGATATCATTTTCCAACGTCTCAgatttcttcttctctctctcacTCACTCACTATCTTactcaatatattaaattacaaaatataattaaaatttgagaaaaaaaatgtaaaaaatgaattttcacTCAAATTGGAGCctaattgatatattttagacattttttttaaaactcataaattaaaatatgtattgtTAAAATAGTacaaaattagattttattttaacggtttcaaacaaaattaatttattatttatgtgacatctataaataaaaacaaaattaatttattatttatgtgacatctataaataaataatccatGTCATTATTAAATTACAGTAAATTTAGAGTTTTAATTACAGATTTCAGAAAACCAGTAATCAAAACCCCGACttgattaaaatttgatatgttatttatttataaattccaCTTATATATAATAGGTTAACTAGTGTTTAAAAGATAATCTTGTTCGAtaactttaacaaaaaaaaataataataataataataattaaattaaattgaaagtcttgaaagaaaatattcaaatttgtcAATTCGAATATTCTAATGGGTTGGGGGGAAAGCAACATATTAagattttcaaacttttttgaAAAAGGTTATGATGATGGTTAATGAGGAGTTTGATTAAAGTCACAGCTAACTGCATATGCCCATATGGGAGTGAAGGTCCACAACAAGTTTAAAATGTcttatcaaatcaaataattgaaCTGTTCCTTTCTCTTTATCTATAAGCTCCCACAAAAAGAAACTACaaagtataatattaataacttatatataattcaattgttACATAAACTTTTAACTTAatgggttcttcttcttcaccttAAGTTGTGAGTTCAACTTCACGCACCGCTCCTCGTACGATGCTGCAGATGTTAAAGGCATTAATGATTCATTTTTCgaatataaatttatcatagAGTTTAAAATTCATAAACTACTCACGCTCGGTGGGCCGTAACATTAAGGGG
This genomic window contains:
- the LOC124945369 gene encoding probable F-actin-capping protein subunit beta; protein product: MEAAMGLMRRMPPKHTETALSALLSLLPDHSSDLLSQVDQPLQILRDVESGKEFILCEYNRDADSYRSPWSNKYHPSLEDAPYPSPELRQIEIEANDIFAIYCDQYYEGGISSVYLWEDDAKDGFVACFLIKKEGPKMGQARRGNMKEGAWEAIHVIEVSGEDDGMAHYCLTSTVMLSMTTKDDSSGSFNLSGSIRRQMNMNLSVSEGHLCNMGKMIEEMESKLRNSLDQVYFGKTQEMVCTLRPPAELLQMRMPN